The proteins below are encoded in one region of Ereboglobus luteus:
- a CDS encoding class II aldolase/adducin family protein — MASSWLHPRDELVETMRRIYRYKMTTTSGGNLSIRDADGGIWITPARVDKGRLNSSDIVCVRPDGTREGLHPPSSEFPFHREIYRRRPDIKAIVHAHPGALVAFSICRLIPDTRVQVLAHAVCGKIAYAAYACPGSEELGRNIAETFAGGADCVMLENHGVVIGGRDLKDAFQRFETLEYVAQTLCKAAALGKINTLTDAQLVERALPGLAELPHAGPTSREKELRTQICDFVQRSYRQRLLTSTVGSYSARLAGDEFVITPRRRDRLELEPSGMVRATINACEAGKRPSRAALLHALIYQKNPDVGAVINAQPAHASAFCMTDAALSTRTIPESFIMLNDVPRLRHACVVADAETIAAHVSLAKRPVILIENEGALVVGKNVLDAFDRLEVLEATCEALFLSRPLGPLVPMPDAAIDELKKVFGVE; from the coding sequence ACGCCGACGGCGGCATCTGGATCACGCCCGCGCGCGTGGACAAGGGGCGGTTGAATTCCTCCGACATTGTTTGTGTTCGTCCCGACGGCACGCGCGAGGGGTTGCACCCGCCGTCGTCCGAGTTTCCCTTTCACCGCGAAATCTACCGCAGGCGGCCCGACATCAAGGCCATCGTGCACGCGCATCCCGGCGCGCTCGTGGCGTTCAGCATTTGCCGGTTGATTCCGGACACGCGGGTGCAGGTGCTCGCGCACGCCGTCTGCGGCAAGATCGCCTATGCCGCGTATGCGTGCCCCGGCAGCGAGGAGCTCGGGCGCAACATCGCCGAAACCTTTGCGGGCGGCGCCGATTGCGTGATGCTCGAAAACCATGGCGTTGTGATTGGCGGGCGCGATTTGAAGGACGCGTTTCAACGTTTCGAAACACTCGAATACGTCGCGCAGACCCTTTGCAAGGCCGCCGCGCTTGGCAAAATCAACACGCTCACGGATGCGCAGCTCGTGGAGCGCGCGCTGCCCGGGCTTGCCGAGCTTCCCCATGCCGGGCCGACCAGCCGCGAGAAGGAGCTTCGCACGCAGATATGCGATTTTGTGCAGCGCTCCTACAGGCAGCGCCTGCTCACCAGCACCGTCGGGTCATACTCGGCGCGGTTGGCGGGCGATGAGTTTGTCATCACGCCGCGCCGCCGCGACCGCCTTGAGCTCGAACCCTCCGGCATGGTGCGCGCCACGATCAATGCCTGCGAGGCCGGCAAGCGGCCCAGCCGAGCGGCGCTTTTGCACGCGCTCATTTATCAAAAAAATCCGGATGTGGGCGCGGTCATCAACGCCCAACCCGCCCATGCGAGCGCGTTTTGCATGACCGACGCCGCCCTGAGCACGCGCACGATTCCGGAGAGTTTTATCATGCTCAACGATGTGCCGCGCCTGCGGCACGCGTGTGTCGTCGCCGACGCGGAAACAATCGCCGCGCATGTGTCGCTCGCCAAGCGCCCCGTCATCCTCATCGAAAACGAGGGCGCTCTCGTGGTCGGCAAAAACGTGCTCGACGCGTTCGACCGGCTCGAAGTGCTGGAGGCGACATGCGAGGCGCTTTTCCTCAGCCGCCCGCTCGGCCCGCTTGTCCCGATGCCGGACGCGGCGATCGACGAGTTGAAAAAAGTTTTCGGTGTCGAATAA
- a CDS encoding sugar phosphate isomerase/epimerase family protein, with product MPLDDLARRIAAHGLCSAQFAAVKSIPDFESDAGRVSPGLATHVRDAFRAEGVSIAVLGCYINLGTPDDADARFQMGRFKEYLRHARDFGCGMVATETGSVRADFAFHPENHGEAAFQRVLSRVRELVREAEKFGVFVAVEGVASYVVNNPRRIKRLIDEVESNNLQIIFDPVNLVNADNHKDHDAIIEESFALFGARIAAFHAKDFVITPEGAYRQVAAGTEGGLLNYPLFFKLAKQHKPYAYVLLEDTNPETLARTVTFAREAWARA from the coding sequence ATGCCACTCGACGATCTGGCACGGCGGATCGCCGCGCACGGGTTGTGCTCGGCGCAGTTTGCCGCGGTCAAATCGATTCCGGATTTCGAATCGGACGCGGGACGCGTGAGCCCGGGGCTGGCGACCCATGTGCGCGATGCGTTTCGCGCGGAGGGCGTTTCGATTGCGGTGCTGGGATGCTACATCAACCTGGGAACACCGGACGATGCGGACGCGCGTTTCCAGATGGGGCGCTTCAAGGAATACCTGCGCCATGCGCGCGATTTTGGATGCGGCATGGTGGCCACTGAAACGGGGTCGGTGCGCGCGGATTTCGCATTTCATCCGGAGAACCATGGCGAGGCGGCGTTTCAACGCGTGCTTTCGCGCGTGCGCGAATTGGTGCGCGAGGCGGAAAAATTTGGCGTGTTCGTGGCCGTCGAGGGCGTGGCCTCGTATGTGGTCAACAATCCACGGCGCATCAAGCGGCTGATCGACGAGGTGGAGTCGAACAATTTGCAGATTATTTTTGATCCGGTGAACTTGGTGAACGCGGACAACCACAAGGACCATGACGCGATCATCGAGGAATCGTTTGCGCTGTTCGGCGCGCGCATCGCGGCGTTTCACGCGAAGGATTTTGTCATCACGCCGGAGGGCGCATACAGACAAGTCGCGGCGGGGACGGAGGGCGGATTGCTGAACTATCCGCTGTTTTTTAAACTGGCGAAACAGCACAAGCCTTACGCGTATGTGCTGCTCGAGGACACAAACCCGGAAACGCTGGCGCGCACGGTGACGTTTGCCCGGGAGGCATGGGCGCGCGCGTAG
- a CDS encoding uroporphyrinogen-III synthase, which produces MSNASNNQPFLNRRIVITRTQAQNAGLREKLENLGAEVLDIPLITVTPAIDKTALVEIFAELGSYDWIVFTSANGARIFFEQFFKGFDDIRALGLLRFACVGRATAREIEKHHIKVECMPKTATGESLADALIDTDSLDSAKVIVVTGNLNRDTLVQKLEDARAIVDRLPLYKTEKTNLADNPAAADYREHGADALLFTSSSTVDSFVAQSASLRRGEKAKQPLYGSIGPHTSETMRENKIPVDFEAGEATLDAFIDALIAKL; this is translated from the coding sequence ATGTCCAACGCCAGTAACAACCAGCCGTTTCTCAATCGCCGCATCGTCATCACGCGCACGCAGGCGCAAAATGCCGGGCTCCGCGAAAAACTCGAAAACCTCGGCGCCGAGGTTCTCGACATCCCTCTCATCACCGTCACCCCGGCCATCGACAAAACCGCCCTCGTCGAAATCTTCGCCGAACTCGGAAGCTATGACTGGATCGTTTTCACCAGCGCCAACGGCGCGCGCATTTTCTTCGAGCAGTTTTTCAAGGGCTTCGACGACATTCGCGCGCTCGGGCTCCTGCGTTTCGCCTGCGTCGGACGCGCCACGGCCCGCGAAATTGAAAAGCACCACATCAAGGTCGAGTGCATGCCCAAGACCGCCACCGGCGAATCCCTCGCCGACGCGCTTATCGACACCGACAGCCTCGACAGCGCCAAGGTGATCGTCGTCACCGGCAATCTCAACCGCGACACACTCGTGCAAAAACTCGAGGACGCCCGCGCCATTGTTGACCGCCTCCCCCTCTACAAAACCGAAAAGACAAACCTCGCCGACAATCCCGCCGCCGCCGATTACCGCGAGCACGGCGCCGACGCCCTCCTCTTCACCAGCTCATCGACAGTCGATTCCTTCGTCGCCCAAAGCGCATCGCTCCGCCGCGGCGAAAAGGCGAAACAGCCCCTCTACGGCAGCATCGGCCCGCACACCAGCGAGACGATGCGCGAGAACAAAATCCCCGTCGATTTTGAGGCGGGCGAAGCCACTCTCGACGCCTTCATCGACGCGTTGATTGCAAAATTGTAG
- a CDS encoding methylated-DNA--[protein]-cysteine S-methyltransferase, translating to MTCSTLHESPLGPLLLASDGKNITGLWMSGQKYFAATAGQNMREAPELPVFKTAQKWLDRYFKGQKPEISELPLAPEGGEFRQAVWKILREIPYGETITYGEIAKKMARRMGRPGMSSQAVGGAVGHNPISIIIPCHRVVGANGSLTGYAGGIDKKIKLLELEGANMTALFIPKKGTAL from the coding sequence ATGACCTGCTCCACCCTCCACGAATCTCCCCTCGGCCCGCTTCTGCTGGCGAGCGACGGTAAAAACATCACCGGCCTCTGGATGTCCGGACAAAAATACTTCGCCGCCACCGCGGGCCAAAACATGAGGGAAGCCCCCGAACTGCCGGTGTTCAAAACCGCGCAAAAATGGCTCGACCGCTATTTCAAAGGCCAAAAGCCGGAAATCTCCGAACTGCCCCTGGCGCCCGAAGGCGGCGAGTTCCGCCAGGCGGTGTGGAAAATCCTCCGCGAAATCCCGTATGGTGAAACCATCACCTACGGCGAAATCGCCAAAAAAATGGCGCGGCGAATGGGCAGGCCGGGCATGTCCAGCCAGGCCGTCGGCGGAGCCGTGGGGCACAATCCCATCTCCATCATCATCCCCTGCCACCGGGTCGTGGGCGCAAACGGCAGCCTGACCGGTTACGCCGGCGGCATTGATAAAAAAATCAAACTGCTCGAACTCGAAGGCGCAAACATGACCGCGCTTTTCATACCCAAAAAAGGCACGGCCCTTTAA
- a CDS encoding DNA-3-methyladenine glycosylase 2 family protein, producing MRTHSQTPSEKSDPQESRVWYEAFKRKDSRFDGRFFVGVLSTGVYCRPVCRARLPRAANCTFYDTAAEAERAGFRPCLLCRPELAPGNAPVDAKAALVYRAAKLMEENCAHGDVVREIAKRLGCTDRHLRRAFLEKFRVTPVEYMQTCRLLLAKNLLTSTTLSVLNVAMAAGFGSLRRFNDLFKKRYRLAPTALRKKLPDAEKNKGSITVSLGYRPPYRWQKLLDFLEFRSIPGVEKVEGGEYFRTARFATGDGREARGWVRVAHQPENRTLAVSVDVALLPALPQVLSRVRHLFDLCCDPGAVHESLASMNAIKPGACVPGTRLPGSFDTFEMAVRAVLGQQITVKAARTLATRIVNAHGTPIQTGVDGLTHVFPSAGDIVALDGPIENHLCALGVTGARARTILELAKAFETGTVDFSLCAQPDAEVKKLMTLPGIGAWTAHYIAMRAMGWPDAFLETDYGVKKALAPRSSKEILALAENWRPWRGYATVNLWNTL from the coding sequence ATGCGCACGCACTCGCAAACCCCATCGGAAAAAAGCGACCCACAAGAGTCGCGGGTTTGGTATGAAGCTTTCAAGCGAAAGGACAGCCGCTTCGACGGACGGTTTTTTGTCGGCGTTTTGTCGACGGGTGTTTACTGCAGGCCGGTGTGTCGCGCGCGATTGCCGCGGGCCGCGAATTGCACATTTTACGACACGGCGGCGGAAGCGGAGCGCGCGGGATTTCGCCCGTGCCTTTTGTGCCGCCCCGAACTCGCTCCCGGCAACGCGCCCGTTGATGCGAAGGCGGCGCTCGTTTACCGGGCGGCAAAATTGATGGAGGAGAACTGCGCCCACGGGGACGTTGTCAGGGAAATCGCCAAGCGGCTCGGCTGCACGGATCGTCATTTGCGCAGGGCGTTTCTGGAAAAATTTCGCGTCACGCCGGTTGAATACATGCAGACGTGCAGGCTGTTGCTCGCCAAAAATCTGCTCACAAGCACAACCCTCTCGGTCTTGAATGTGGCGATGGCGGCCGGATTTGGCAGCCTGCGACGATTCAACGACCTTTTCAAAAAACGCTATCGCCTCGCCCCCACCGCACTGCGGAAAAAGCTCCCGGATGCGGAAAAAAACAAGGGCTCCATAACGGTGTCATTGGGATATCGCCCGCCCTATCGCTGGCAAAAGCTGCTGGACTTTCTTGAGTTTCGCTCGATTCCCGGCGTGGAAAAAGTCGAGGGCGGCGAATACTTTCGCACCGCGCGTTTTGCAACCGGCGACGGACGCGAGGCGCGCGGCTGGGTGCGGGTGGCGCATCAACCGGAAAACCGCACACTGGCCGTCAGCGTGGACGTCGCCCTGCTGCCGGCGCTGCCGCAGGTGCTGTCGCGCGTCCGGCATCTGTTCGATTTGTGCTGCGATCCCGGCGCCGTGCATGAGTCGCTCGCGTCTATGAACGCCATCAAGCCCGGCGCTTGCGTCCCGGGCACGCGCTTGCCCGGCAGTTTTGACACGTTCGAAATGGCGGTGCGCGCGGTGCTGGGGCAACAAATCACAGTGAAGGCGGCGCGCACGCTGGCCACGCGAATCGTCAACGCCCACGGCACCCCGATCCAAACCGGCGTCGATGGGTTGACGCATGTGTTTCCATCGGCCGGGGACATCGTCGCGCTGGACGGCCCGATTGAAAACCACTTGTGCGCCCTGGGCGTCACCGGTGCGAGGGCGCGAACCATTTTGGAACTGGCCAAGGCATTTGAAACAGGAACGGTCGATTTCAGCCTTTGCGCGCAACCGGATGCCGAGGTGAAAAAACTGATGACGCTTCCCGGCATCGGCGCATGGACGGCGCACTACATCGCCATGCGAGCCATGGGATGGCCCGACGCTTTTCTGGAAACCGATTACGGCGTGAAAAAAGCCCTCGCCCCGCGTTCATCAAAGGAAATCCTGGCGCTGGCTGAAAACTGGCGCCCGTGGCGGGGCTACGCGACGGTCAACTTGTGGAACACTTTGTAA